In Streptococcus oralis, a single window of DNA contains:
- a CDS encoding SGNH/GDSL hydrolase family protein, with protein sequence MAVQLLENWLLKEQAKIQTKYRELNQVSVLEPDIIFIGDSIVEYYPLQELLGTAKTIVNRGIRGYQTGLLLDNLDAHLYGDAVDQIVLLIGTNDIGKGIPMNEALDNLEGVIQSLNRDYPLSQIKLVSILPVNEGEEYKQTVYIRTNEKIREWNQVYEALASAYMQVDFLPIYDSLTDSEGQLQSAYTTDGLHLSVAGYQALSDALKTYLF encoded by the coding sequence GTGGCAGTACAGTTATTAGAGAATTGGCTCTTAAAGGAGCAGGCAAAGATTCAAACCAAGTATCGTGAATTGAATCAAGTATCTGTTCTAGAGCCAGATATCATCTTTATTGGTGATTCGATAGTGGAGTATTACCCTCTTCAAGAGTTGTTGGGAACTGCCAAGACGATTGTTAATCGAGGCATCCGAGGTTACCAGACGGGGCTTCTACTAGACAATCTTGATGCCCATCTTTATGGTGATGCTGTCGATCAAATTGTTCTCTTAATTGGAACAAACGATATCGGAAAAGGTATTCCTATGAATGAAGCTTTGGATAATCTTGAAGGAGTGATTCAATCGCTTAACCGAGATTATCCGCTGTCACAAATAAAGCTTGTTTCTATTCTGCCAGTCAATGAAGGAGAAGAATACAAGCAGACAGTATATATTCGTACCAATGAAAAGATCAGAGAATGGAATCAAGTCTATGAGGCTCTAGCTTCCGCCTATATGCAAGTAGATTTTCTACCAATTTATGATAGTTTGACAGATTCAGAAGGACAACTTCAATCAGCCTATACAACGGATGGTCTCCATCTGAGTGTAGCTGGTTATCAAGCTTTATCAGATGCTTTGAAAACGTATCTTTTCTAA